CTCCGCAGAAGCCTTCCCTATCCAAGGCCTGATACAGCTGCTCACCGCAGGCGAAGGACTGGTCGTAATCCTTGTAGGGAATGCGCGCCACTTTCATATTCGTTCGTTCCAGCCGGCACACAGTCACAGTCAGCGTATTGAGATACTGATTGGCATCATGAATTTCCCCGGCTGTCGAGCAGCCAATGATATGGGACTTGGGAAAGTTTTTGATGACTTCATTCACGGCCACCACCGGGTTCCCAAAGAGAAGAACCATGGTGTTCTCAGAGTCCATATCCCTGGGTAGAGCGTGACTCCACCGGCCATCTGCATAATTTACGGTCTGGACTTTCATTCCTGTCTCCGCGCAAAAAATTTGACCAAGAAACGTACGTTCCGTTCCTATCGTCGCGGGTCCCCGCGGCTTCAGTGCTCGGGAAAAAAAGATGAAAGGACGCGGATTGAATGAAGATTTTTGCGCGCAGGCGGATCCTAATTTAAACGGACTATATTCTGCGCACAGGAAAAGCAAGCTGTGCAGGTCAAAAGGCTGGGCTCCCTTTCAATTCTTACAGGGAAATAAAAGATCTCTGAAGACCCTTAACCAGCAGCCTGAACTCCGCGGACGCGATCCTTATCTTGAATACTGTCGGCAGGATAAAGTATCACCGCGGCACCCTCGGAAGGTCCTGATTCCAGCACCGCCTCATCATTATTCCGAAGGCCGATCTCAACAGGGGTCAGGATCGCCCGCTCATCAATGATTTGAAAGACCGCCCAGCCCTCTCCATGGCGAATCAAAGCTCCGATGGGAACCTTGAGTACATCATCAACCTTTGCGATCTGAATGCGCACTTCGTTGTGAAAGCGGCTTCCGATATTTTTTAAAGTGGCGGGCTGCACCTCGGTGAATTCAGCTACAACCTCCGTGCGCTCCTCCTCGACGCCCAGAGCTGATTGCTTCACAAAACCGGCCCGACTCACGCGACTTACGACTGCATGCAGCAAGCCCGGCCCACCCCAATCCGAAGCCAGGACCTTATTCCCAGGACGGACTTTGACCGCATCGGTCGTCAGAAGCTCGGCCACCACCTCCAGCTGCTTGGGATCCATGATCTCCAAGAGGGGATCACCGCGATTCACAGGCCCTGTGGAGTTGCGAAAAACCTTCGTGATCACGCCATCCACCGGCGACCTCACGATCAGGCGACGATCCCAATAAAGAGTCGTCAAAGCCTGACCTTTCGTGACTCGATCCCCCACGTTCACCTGAATGCGTTCCATGATATCCCCCGTGGCAAAGGCCGACAGGATGCGAATATCCTTGGACCGAAAATAGCCATCGGCTCGAATCTCCATCGTAAACTCCCCCCGTGTGATCGGAGCCGCATCGACCGCTATCGCTTCAGGTTTCCAGATCAACCAACCCAAACCAGCAAGGCTCGCCAGAAAAATCCCGG
This is a stretch of genomic DNA from Oligoflexus sp.. It encodes these proteins:
- a CDS encoding HlyD family efflux transporter periplasmic adaptor subunit, yielding MDPVSSSIRWKRKAYVLAGIFLASLAGLGWLIWKPEAIAVDAAPITRGEFTMEIRADGYFRSKDIRILSAFATGDIMERIQVNVGDRVTKGQALTTLYWDRRLIVRSPVDGVITKVFRNSTGPVNRGDPLLEIMDPKQLEVVAELLTTDAVKVRPGNKVLASDWGGPGLLHAVVSRVSRAGFVKQSALGVEEERTEVVAEFTEVQPATLKNIGSRFHNEVRIQIAKVDDVLKVPIGALIRHGEGWAVFQIIDERAILTPVEIGLRNNDEAVLESGPSEGAAVILYPADSIQDKDRVRGVQAAG